In Saprospiraceae bacterium, a genomic segment contains:
- a CDS encoding serine hydrolase encodes MKNSILNTALYTISALLLISFSSCEKDIETLETIDQPVDLSTRGPGDIAAYTIDVKKFATLIEDNYKNQVSGLSYVIYNNNQIYYNGTGGKGWARRPVDAPQVAHSAQQRQGIASTTKYATALVVAKMLEKNGKTLDEKIHPYFPTNWKPHADFKKITFRQLLAHETGLFKYGNKYAHVKRTVEGGIDIAEYNNKVRDYDNINYFLPHYIIPYMIGKLENPNYLAQLKTLESDTNKLKDNLAIAFLNSFRNLVFKPAGLKYWDKVSFSAWNNNGPMNPENGNKFYTSLNMSEKGSNKSDGNYGSGPGGLYISASEYGQVISAAVQGKIVSKSMYQIMRQERLGFDWTGSWSKGNYYAKNGAAGSKEMLIDFGTLQLYVMTNCNLSDLHTNLNFYVNALNSCVK; translated from the coding sequence ATGAAAAATTCAATTTTAAACACTGCTCTTTATACCATCTCAGCATTATTGCTCATTTCTTTTAGCTCTTGCGAAAAAGATATTGAAACCTTAGAAACAATTGATCAGCCTGTTGATCTAAGTACCCGCGGACCTGGCGATATTGCCGCGTACACCATTGATGTGAAAAAGTTTGCCACATTGATTGAAGACAACTACAAAAATCAAGTCTCAGGTCTGTCTTATGTAATCTACAACAACAATCAGATTTATTACAATGGAACAGGAGGAAAAGGTTGGGCACGCAGGCCTGTCGATGCACCTCAAGTAGCTCACAGCGCACAACAAAGACAAGGTATAGCAAGTACGACCAAATATGCGACGGCTTTGGTAGTTGCGAAGATGTTGGAAAAAAATGGTAAAACGCTTGATGAAAAAATTCATCCATATTTTCCAACGAATTGGAAACCACATGCAGATTTTAAAAAGATCACATTCAGACAATTGCTCGCGCATGAAACCGGACTCTTTAAGTATGGCAACAAATATGCGCATGTGAAACGCACCGTTGAGGGTGGCATTGATATTGCCGAATACAATAATAAAGTACGGGATTATGACAACATAAACTATTTTCTTCCGCATTACATCATACCATACATGATCGGTAAATTAGAAAATCCCAATTATCTTGCTCAACTTAAAACTTTAGAATCTGATACAAATAAACTGAAAGACAATCTTGCGATCGCATTTTTAAATTCTTTTCGAAATCTTGTATTCAAACCGGCGGGATTAAAATATTGGGATAAAGTATCCTTTAGTGCCTGGAACAACAACGGTCCGATGAATCCTGAAAATGGAAATAAATTTTATACAAGCCTTAATATGAGTGAAAAAGGCAGCAATAAAAGTGACGGCAATTATGGCTCAGGACCCGGTGGCCTTTACATCAGTGCCAGTGAATATGGGCAAGTCATTAGCGCGGCAGTTCAAGGTAAAATTGTATCCAAGTCTATGTACCAAATCATGCGTCAGGAACGTCTTGGTTTTGACTGGACAGGAAGTTGGTCAAAAGGAAATTATTATGCAAAAAATGGTGCTGCAGGCTCTAAAGAAATGCTCATAGACTTTGGAACCTTACAGTTGTATGTGATGACCAATTGCAACCTCAGTGATTTGCATACGAATTTGAACTTTTATGTCAATGCATTGAATTCTTGTGTGAAATAA
- a CDS encoding T9SS type A sorting domain-containing protein has product MAQCFSCLAAPPGTIWCDDFEINIPFDQKYFEYNNNGGDFVRLDQVGRDQSYGMRVKWQQGEVGAGSLSKSFGKTPDSYIGKNAARPGETFHEIYWRMDVKSQDGWVGGGPAKLSRAMCLANSNWAQGMMAHLWSGGPNDDYLGMDPATGIGIDGKLKATKYNDFSNLRWLGFKYGNIPLYNSENSGNWYCIVGHVKLNTPGLKDGIFEFWINDTLQASSTNLDWHSSWNSDPNNLHINAIFFENYWNAGSPTEQERYFDNLVISTKPIPCACNVTSAQNQANKQRLNLFPNPAVDEIQLNLPDAVFPLEISVYDLMSQLILKKKIQDQNEVIQLQDFKNGLYFLHITGMPSVKFMVQH; this is encoded by the coding sequence ATGGCACAATGCTTCAGTTGTTTGGCAGCTCCTCCCGGAACCATATGGTGTGACGATTTTGAAATCAACATTCCATTTGATCAAAAATATTTTGAATACAACAATAATGGCGGAGATTTTGTCCGATTAGATCAAGTGGGGCGAGATCAATCTTATGGAATGCGCGTAAAATGGCAGCAAGGTGAAGTCGGTGCAGGATCTTTGTCCAAATCTTTTGGTAAAACCCCCGATAGTTATATCGGCAAAAATGCAGCGCGTCCCGGTGAAACATTTCATGAAATCTATTGGCGCATGGATGTCAAATCCCAGGATGGTTGGGTAGGTGGCGGTCCGGCAAAATTGAGCAGAGCCATGTGTTTAGCTAACAGCAATTGGGCACAAGGTATGATGGCCCATCTATGGTCTGGTGGTCCGAATGATGATTATTTAGGAATGGATCCTGCAACAGGCATAGGAATCGATGGAAAATTAAAAGCTACTAAGTATAATGACTTCTCAAATTTGCGTTGGCTTGGGTTCAAATATGGAAATATTCCACTTTACAATTCTGAGAATTCCGGCAATTGGTATTGTATAGTTGGACATGTCAAATTAAATACGCCCGGGCTCAAAGATGGAATTTTTGAATTTTGGATCAATGATACACTCCAGGCATCCTCGACCAATTTGGACTGGCACAGCAGTTGGAATAGTGATCCAAACAATTTACATATCAATGCCATATTTTTCGAAAATTACTGGAACGCCGGATCACCAACAGAACAGGAAAGATATTTTGACAATCTCGTGATCAGTACCAAGCCTATACCTTGTGCCTGCAACGTGACATCAGCACAAAATCAAGCTAATAAGCAAAGGCTGAATCTTTTTCCAAATCCTGCTGTAGATGAAATTCAACTCAATTTACCGGATGCTGTTTTTCCACTTGAAATTTCCGTTTACGATCTTATGTCACAGTTAATTTTGAAAAAGAAAATTCAAGATCAGAATGAAGTCATACAACTTCAGGATTTTAAAAATGGATTGTACTTTTTACATATAACAGGCATGCCTTCTGTAAAATTTATGGTGCAGCATTAG
- a CDS encoding phosphatase PAP2 family protein: MFRLKNAIGSSPSFFIPIFLFFTIGILVHFYLPYDVISLEVNKRNTYVLDVLFKNITHLGDGIFVVCIGLMAFWINRVVAQKILVSYGFVSIICTTLKQLIFKGMPRPIEHFKDIQSELNMIEGFQPNHLNTFPSGHTAAAFGLFTVLAFYIKNPWLQGAFAILTIFIGFSRVYLFEHFLRDVLAGALIGCLSAILTEYIFNKKRS, from the coding sequence ATGTTCCGTTTAAAAAATGCCATCGGAAGTTCACCCTCCTTTTTTATACCCATTTTCCTCTTTTTTACAATTGGGATTTTGGTACATTTCTATCTGCCTTACGACGTCATTTCTTTAGAGGTCAATAAACGAAACACTTATGTGTTGGATGTTTTGTTTAAAAATATTACGCATCTCGGCGATGGCATTTTTGTTGTTTGCATAGGTTTAATGGCATTTTGGATCAATAGAGTTGTTGCTCAAAAAATACTGGTATCTTATGGATTCGTCTCCATTATTTGTACAACACTCAAACAATTAATATTTAAAGGAATGCCCAGACCAATTGAACATTTTAAAGATATCCAATCTGAGTTAAACATGATTGAAGGATTTCAGCCCAACCATTTAAATACTTTTCCATCGGGCCATACTGCTGCAGCATTTGGATTGTTTACAGTTCTGGCTTTTTATATTAAAAATCCTTGGTTACAAGGTGCCTTTGCGATCCTTACCATATTTATTGGCTTTTCAAGGGTATATCTTTTTGAACACTTTTTAAGAGACGTCCTGGCAGGTGCATTGATTGGCTGTTTATCTGCTATTTTAACGGAGTATATATTCAATAAGAAAAGGAGTTAA
- a CDS encoding T9SS type A sorting domain-containing protein encodes MKNNFKIYSFTILSLLLIVQNSVQSQSGSLDQSFSGDGKLTSMIGSGDDRAFGLTTQANGKIIVVGSTVNGSQSDFAIVRYNSDGTPDNSFSGDGKLVIDFNGGDDEARSVIVLNNGNILISGSASIGNSYDFALVMITADGRLQTSFSGDGKLNIDFNKLDDFCYSMQVFNNKIYLGGQTLGAQGEEFAIAVINMDGSPDLGFDADGKANYNIGPSPDFGTAIAVQTDGKIVLTGYTGSDFLDQIATIRCLENGMLDVSFSGDGKIITDIGPDRDRAYAVAIQKDQKIIVAGYTYHQSGNDFALVRYLMDGSLDKSFSNDGIVVQGIGTRFDEASAMVLQEDGKILVAGQAAQPATDADFGLARFTESGVLDKEFSGDGVVITPIGNGKSEDESFAIAIQPDGKIVIAGEAENGTNLDFAVARYHSGLTVGTFAESLNIDRLELYPNPTTQHFNLGFTLTKEQTLTIALCNHFGQALYTFTNQYSFSASRHHLYYQLPESINSGIYFLHIQSKQKSIKVLPLFVRKH; translated from the coding sequence ATGAAAAATAACTTTAAAATATACTCATTTACAATTTTATCTCTTCTTTTAATTGTTCAAAATAGTGTACAATCCCAGTCAGGTAGTTTAGATCAAAGTTTCAGCGGCGATGGCAAACTCACAAGTATGATAGGTTCTGGTGATGACAGAGCCTTTGGCCTAACAACACAAGCGAATGGAAAGATTATTGTCGTTGGTTCAACTGTAAATGGATCTCAAAGCGATTTTGCAATTGTTAGATATAATTCTGACGGAACTCCTGATAACAGTTTTAGCGGCGATGGGAAATTGGTCATTGATTTTAACGGAGGCGATGATGAAGCAAGATCTGTCATCGTATTGAACAACGGAAATATACTTATTTCTGGATCTGCCTCTATTGGAAATTCTTATGACTTTGCCCTCGTCATGATTACCGCTGATGGAAGATTACAAACCAGCTTCAGTGGTGATGGCAAATTAAATATTGATTTTAATAAGTTAGATGACTTTTGTTACAGCATGCAGGTATTTAACAATAAAATTTATTTAGGGGGGCAAACGCTTGGTGCCCAGGGAGAAGAATTTGCCATCGCAGTCATAAATATGGATGGAAGTCCCGACCTCGGTTTTGATGCAGATGGCAAAGCCAATTATAATATTGGTCCAAGTCCTGATTTCGGGACTGCAATCGCTGTCCAAACTGATGGAAAAATTGTGCTGACAGGTTATACCGGATCTGATTTTCTAGATCAAATAGCTACTATAAGATGTTTAGAAAATGGGATGCTTGATGTTTCGTTTAGCGGAGATGGAAAAATCATCACCGATATTGGACCAGATAGGGACAGAGCTTATGCCGTTGCAATACAAAAAGATCAAAAAATAATAGTAGCAGGTTATACTTATCATCAATCAGGAAATGATTTTGCACTCGTTAGATATTTAATGGATGGAAGTTTGGATAAGAGTTTCAGCAATGATGGAATTGTTGTCCAAGGCATAGGTACCCGATTTGATGAAGCCTCTGCCATGGTATTGCAAGAAGATGGCAAAATTTTAGTAGCGGGCCAGGCAGCTCAACCCGCAACTGATGCAGACTTTGGTCTTGCAAGATTTACCGAATCTGGTGTCCTTGACAAAGAATTTAGCGGTGATGGCGTGGTGATCACGCCTATCGGTAACGGTAAAAGTGAAGATGAATCCTTTGCAATTGCCATCCAGCCGGATGGCAAAATAGTGATTGCAGGGGAAGCTGAGAATGGTACAAATCTGGATTTTGCAGTAGCCAGATATCACTCAGGTCTGACCGTCGGTACTTTTGCGGAGTCTTTGAACATAGATCGATTAGAGCTTTATCCAAATCCCACAACGCAGCATTTTAATTTGGGATTTACTTTGACTAAAGAACAAACGCTTACAATTGCGTTATGCAATCATTTCGGACAAGCCTTGTATACTTTTACTAACCAATATTCATTTTCAGCATCACGGCATCATTTATATTATCAGCTTCCCGAATCCATAAATTCCGGAATCTATTTTCTCCACATTCAATCGAAGCAGAAATCAATTAAAGTTTTACCACTTTTTGTCCGAAAGCATTGA
- a CDS encoding aminotransferase class I/II-fold pyridoxal phosphate-dependent enzyme, protein MSSLERKVSTISGQVNFLKDHHIYLFYRELHSAQDTEMCYNGRKILMFGSNSYLGLTTHPRVKAAAIQAIEKYGTGVSGSRLLNGNLGIHRELEERLSAYLGKEDTAVFSTGFQANLGALPPLLDRTSYLIMDKLSHASIIESATLSHAKKLKFEHNDVVSLEKILSKIDPEAFKIVVTEGIFSMDGDIAPLPDITRVARQHGAMIMVDDAHAIGVLGKFGSGTSSHFGITDQVDIITGTFSKSLAALGGFVSGDKGLINLIKHTSRALLFSAGLQPASVAAVLAALDIMEEQPELIGQLWENTHYSIKKLKDMGLDVGKAETPIIPIYIRDDQKTYTIAKNLFDDGVFINPVVSPATSADSALIRFSVMATHTHAQIDYALNKIYDHARALGVV, encoded by the coding sequence ATGAGTTCTCTTGAGCGTAAGGTAAGTACGATTTCCGGCCAGGTTAATTTCCTCAAGGATCACCACATATATCTGTTTTACAGAGAGTTGCATTCAGCTCAGGATACGGAAATGTGCTATAATGGGCGAAAGATCCTCATGTTTGGGTCTAATTCATATCTTGGATTAACCACACACCCTCGTGTTAAAGCTGCGGCAATACAAGCTATAGAAAAATACGGAACTGGTGTTTCAGGATCAAGATTATTAAATGGCAATTTGGGCATTCATCGCGAACTCGAAGAGCGTCTTTCTGCATATTTAGGAAAGGAAGATACTGCAGTTTTTAGTACGGGTTTTCAGGCTAATTTGGGTGCTTTGCCACCTTTATTAGATCGGACAAGTTATCTGATCATGGATAAGTTGAGCCATGCTTCTATTATCGAAAGCGCGACTTTATCTCATGCAAAGAAGTTGAAATTCGAGCACAATGATGTGGTCTCTTTGGAAAAAATTCTTTCCAAAATTGATCCCGAAGCATTTAAAATTGTCGTTACCGAAGGAATTTTTAGTATGGATGGGGATATTGCTCCACTCCCGGATATAACCAGGGTTGCCAGACAACATGGTGCCATGATTATGGTCGATGATGCACATGCCATTGGGGTTCTTGGAAAATTCGGAAGCGGGACTTCTTCGCATTTTGGAATCACAGACCAGGTAGATATCATCACTGGAACTTTCAGTAAGTCTTTAGCAGCTTTGGGTGGATTTGTATCCGGAGATAAAGGTCTCATTAATCTCATCAAACATACCTCACGAGCACTGCTTTTTAGTGCGGGTTTGCAACCAGCTTCCGTCGCTGCAGTGTTAGCAGCTTTGGATATTATGGAAGAACAACCGGAATTGATTGGACAATTGTGGGAGAATACCCATTATTCAATCAAAAAGCTTAAAGATATGGGCTTGGATGTAGGTAAAGCAGAAACCCCAATTATCCCTATTTACATTCGCGACGATCAGAAAACTTATACCATCGCTAAAAATTTGTTTGACGATGGCGTATTCATAAATCCTGTGGTTTCACCAGCCACAAGTGCAGATTCTGCTTTGATTCGTTTCTCAGTGATGGCAACACATACACATGCCCAGATCGATTATGCGCTCAATAAAATTTATGATCACGCAAGAGCATTGGGCGTTGTCTAA